A DNA window from Deinococcus gobiensis I-0 contains the following coding sequences:
- a CDS encoding HelD family protein, with translation MTEIHEEHDLEATTLERALRAIGEVLSRQDDYWFAGGADNYTNRLLNYGLREDILQQLQEHGHEPYFARLDFEDARGPQCVYFGHAHLGRMGLQSGQILDWRCDLYSLFLGGNAPSQQYHVKATGQEHHVQLRLKRRLDIRARILERISDTVDYRVRKGLEGDSTERPNREQSGTSNDFLIGKLQERGDPRLQDIVATIQADQDAIIRAPLDAALLLHGVAGSGKTSIAYHRLAYLMFTDHGYGLKAAQMLVIGPNRTFLGYVRGLLPSLGVTGIPQMTFTEWALERLGKESGLGDVTITDPVADALDNRRRRLEDRTRLWNSARLRGSLRFGELVERHAAYLASRVPLPRRDLTLTLRREEHEAVLPVTVADVRALWATLAADLPLAARREQLISRAMQHVSREYSRLLGDPQLPADVLALRGARRAVREYLQASWKRLNLPEVFEEIFQPGHLPDIARGLFSVEEQRLLRATRPSISSKKGDQRQKTVDISDLAGLAVLSGRLYGSPEKTWRHLVVDEAQDFSPLQMQLLTAACPSGSMTLVGDTAQSIHAYRGVEDWNEFDGVLPQEHLARHLIAQNYRSTQELVTFGNALLSSLWGDRALKSSVIQRNGPRPGMVATADAAQHDEELLQTIHQFTADGHQSVAVIAPDTAGVTAIGRLLERHGLIHRAITGDAELGPEDLRGTVVVPAALCKGLEFSAVIVPDASEVRYPADDHHAGSLLYVAISRALHALHLVTSGHFTGWLDDAQGEADVDYTRLPHTPLRWTGVTLTEQLRAARAGRTPFSAISTSIERRVHLLLREGRGAEVHEAYIAFGQVSSLTMNDVLLQMGQGEPSTFIRTALAEGLPEYLRDTVVAQLLRLEGDGHPQAEAYRQQFEALLDERWTSIVMPSMPPTVQAADPETSMSMSESVASPDHLRPL, from the coding sequence ATGACTGAAATCCATGAAGAGCACGATCTGGAAGCCACTACTCTTGAGCGGGCCCTCCGGGCCATCGGCGAGGTGCTGTCCCGTCAGGATGACTACTGGTTCGCCGGCGGGGCGGACAACTACACCAACCGCCTCCTGAACTACGGTCTGCGGGAGGATATCCTCCAGCAACTGCAGGAGCACGGCCATGAGCCGTACTTTGCCCGGCTGGATTTCGAGGATGCCCGCGGCCCGCAGTGCGTGTACTTCGGTCATGCCCACCTGGGCCGGATGGGCCTGCAGTCCGGTCAGATCCTTGACTGGCGCTGCGACCTGTACAGTCTCTTCCTAGGCGGCAACGCTCCCAGTCAGCAGTATCACGTCAAGGCAACCGGGCAGGAACACCACGTCCAGCTGCGACTCAAACGCCGTCTGGATATCCGGGCCCGCATCCTCGAACGGATCTCAGACACAGTCGACTACCGTGTGCGGAAGGGACTGGAGGGGGACAGTACAGAGAGACCGAACCGGGAGCAGTCCGGCACCTCCAATGACTTCCTGATCGGAAAACTGCAGGAACGTGGGGACCCCCGCCTACAGGACATTGTCGCGACGATCCAAGCGGATCAGGACGCCATCATCAGGGCACCTCTGGATGCGGCGCTGCTGCTGCACGGTGTGGCCGGCAGCGGGAAGACATCCATCGCCTACCACCGCCTTGCGTATCTGATGTTCACAGACCACGGGTACGGCCTCAAGGCTGCCCAGATGCTGGTGATCGGCCCCAATCGTACGTTTCTGGGCTACGTCCGCGGACTGCTACCCTCCCTTGGTGTCACCGGCATCCCGCAGATGACCTTCACGGAGTGGGCTCTGGAGCGCCTTGGCAAGGAGAGCGGACTTGGTGATGTGACCATCACTGACCCCGTTGCAGATGCCCTCGACAATCGCCGACGCCGCCTGGAGGACCGTACTCGGCTCTGGAACAGCGCACGGCTCAGGGGCTCGCTCCGGTTTGGGGAGCTGGTGGAACGTCATGCGGCATACCTTGCCAGTCGGGTGCCGCTGCCCCGGCGGGATCTCACCCTCACCCTAAGGAGAGAGGAGCATGAGGCTGTCCTTCCTGTCACCGTGGCGGATGTCCGGGCCCTCTGGGCTACCCTCGCTGCGGACCTTCCCCTAGCCGCGCGGCGGGAGCAGCTGATCAGCCGAGCCATGCAGCACGTCTCCAGAGAGTACAGCCGGCTCCTGGGCGATCCGCAGCTTCCTGCTGACGTTCTGGCATTGCGCGGAGCCCGGCGTGCGGTGCGGGAATACCTGCAGGCCAGCTGGAAACGGCTGAACCTGCCGGAAGTCTTCGAGGAGATCTTTCAGCCCGGACACCTCCCGGACATCGCCCGCGGTCTGTTCAGCGTGGAGGAGCAGCGCCTCCTCCGCGCCACACGGCCGTCCATTTCCAGCAAAAAGGGGGACCAGAGGCAGAAAACGGTTGATATCAGCGACTTGGCGGGCCTTGCCGTGCTCAGCGGACGGCTATATGGATCCCCGGAAAAGACATGGCGCCACCTCGTGGTGGATGAGGCTCAGGACTTCTCCCCCTTACAGATGCAGCTGCTGACGGCCGCCTGTCCGTCCGGTTCGATGACCCTGGTGGGGGACACGGCCCAGAGCATCCACGCCTATCGGGGCGTCGAGGACTGGAACGAGTTCGACGGCGTCCTGCCTCAGGAGCACCTCGCTCGTCACCTGATCGCACAGAACTACCGCAGCACGCAGGAACTTGTCACCTTTGGGAACGCCCTCCTGAGCAGCCTGTGGGGAGACCGTGCCCTGAAGTCCAGCGTCATCCAGCGAAACGGCCCGCGTCCCGGAATGGTTGCCACGGCAGATGCCGCGCAGCACGACGAGGAGCTGCTCCAGACCATTCATCAGTTCACGGCAGACGGTCACCAGAGCGTCGCGGTGATTGCTCCAGACACCGCTGGCGTGACGGCCATCGGCCGCCTGTTGGAACGTCACGGCCTGATCCACCGGGCCATCACCGGGGATGCCGAACTTGGCCCTGAGGATCTCCGCGGCACTGTGGTTGTCCCCGCCGCCCTGTGCAAGGGTCTGGAGTTCTCTGCTGTGATCGTGCCGGACGCCTCGGAGGTGCGGTATCCCGCAGATGACCACCACGCCGGCAGCCTGCTGTACGTTGCCATCAGCCGTGCCCTACACGCCCTGCACTTGGTAACATCTGGGCACTTTACCGGCTGGCTGGATGACGCGCAGGGCGAGGCGGACGTGGATTACACACGCCTGCCGCACACACCGTTGAGATGGACAGGCGTCACCCTCACAGAGCAGCTCCGCGCTGCCCGGGCTGGCCGCACGCCCTTCTCTGCCATCAGTACCTCTATCGAGAGGCGTGTGCACCTCCTTCTCCGGGAGGGACGTGGGGCAGAGGTTCATGAGGCGTACATCGCCTTTGGTCAGGTTAGCAGTCTCACCATGAACGACGTCCTGCTCCAGATGGGTCAGGGGGAACCCTCAACGTTCATCCGGACTGCCCTGGCAGAAGGCCTTCCGGAATATCTGCGTGACACTGTGGTAGCGCAATTGCTCCGTCTGGAGGGGGATGGCCATCCACAGGCAGAGGCGTACCGCCAGCAGTTTGAAGCCCTCCTCGACGAGCGCTGGACCAGCATAGTGATGCCGTCCATGCCACCTACTGTGCAGGCAGCTGATCCTGAGACATCCATGTCCATGTCTGAATCAGTCGCGTCACCTGATCATCTGCGCCCCCTGTAA